In the genome of Pusillimonas sp. T7-7, the window TCGTCCGCTTGAATGCCATACTCGATCAAGAAGACTGCGGCATATCGGTACACGCATTTTCGTCCCTGTTCCGCTTTGTGGGGGCCAGCGATCTGTTCTACAACGCCATGATCCAGAATGGCGTTTATGTCTGGGAAGGACGCACCTGCTTTCTGTCCACCGCCCATAGCGATGACGATTTGCGGCACATCGAAAACGCCGTGCGCGAGTCGCTGCGAGGCATGCGCGCCTGCGGCATGTTGCGCCCCGCCAGCCAGGCCTTGCCATCGGCGTCTGTGGCCGTTGCGCCGCAAACCGAATCCATCCCGGCAACAGCCGGACAGACGGCCTTGCGGCTACTGGCCGCTTTCAGTCCACAGGCTTCGGCGGCTTACAACCAATCCTTGATATTCAATTTTCACGGGCCGCTGGATACGCAGGCCCTGCGTTCGGCTTTGCACGAGGTTTGCGCCAGGCATGAGGCCTTGCGCACTACTTTTCCCGAGGACGGCGCCACCCAAGTCATTCATCGCGAGCTGGCCCCCGAGCTATCCAGCATGAATAGTCCGGGTGATGAGCAAGCGTTCCAGCAGTGGCTGGACGATGCGGTGCTCACGCCCATGGACCTGGAGCACGGCCCCATGCTGCGTGCCTGGATTCTTGCACAAGAGACCGACCGTCATCGCCTGGTGCTGGCCATACCGCACCTGATAGTCGATGGCTGGTCACTGCAGCTGATCGCTCTTGAACTGGCTGAGCTGTATAGCGCGCGCACGCAAGGCCGGCCTGCAATACTGGCCGAGGCGGTACCGTATCGCCGCTATGCCGAGCATGCGCGCTTGCAGGCTGATGCACCGGAAGCAGCGGATTACTGGCGCGCTCTGTATGCCACTCAGCCTCCTGCGCTCGACTTGCCTGCCGACCGGCTGCGCCCGGCATTGCAAAGTTACGCCGGAGCCCGTGCCCGCTGCCGCGTGCCTGCTTCAGTGCGGGGCAGCCTGGAGGCGCTGGGCCGACAGACCGGGAGTTCTCTGTTTTCGGTTTGCCTGGCTGCTTATGGGCGCTTGCTGTCCGAGCTTTCGGGGCAGCGCGATATGGCTGTAGCCATCTTTTCAGCCGGGCAGCCCGAGCTGGGTGTTTCTGCTCTGGTGGGCTATTGCGTAGGGGTCTTGCCTTTGCGCTTGAACATCGATGCAGCGGTTCCAACGACAGCTCTCCTGGCTTCCACACAGCAGTCTGTTTCGCAGGCCATGGCGCAGCGCGACTATCCCTATGCAAGGCTGATAAAAGACTTGGGCTTGCGGCGGGATCCCGCCCGCCCGCCACTGGCTTCGGTGTCGTTCAACCTGGACCGCATGGATGCCGCGCCCTGCTTCGCGGCGCTGGACACGCAAGTCGACGCCAATGCGCACGCCGCAGTGCGCTGGGACCTGAACTGGAATATCTTGTCTGATGCCGACGGGCTGCATATCGACGCTTATTACAACCGCGACCTGTTCGATGCGGAGCGGGTTCAAGCCTGGCTGGCGCGTTATGTGCAGATACTGGAATCACTGACCGACACAGCCCCGAGCGGCCCGCCCCAGCCGTCGCAAGAGTCTGCACAGATCGAGACACTGGCAGGCAGGGTAGCAACTGCCGTAAAGCTTGCCCCAACGGCCACAGCCGTGATCGACCATGTGGGCAAGACAGATTACGCCGCGCTCGATGCAATGGCCAACGCTCTTGCACAACGCCTGGCGGCCAAGGGCGTGCTTCGCGGCGACAGGGTGGCGTTCAGGCTGGCGCGGGGTTTGGGGCCGGTCGTTGCCATGCTGGCCATCATGCGGCTGGGGGCGGCTTTTGTTCCGCTCGACGACGAACACCCGGACGAGCATCATGCCTATGTGCTGCAAGATAGCGCCGCAGTGGCCGTGATTATTGATGCCGGCGCCCGCAGTCTCTTGTCGTCCATTGCCACCGTTGAGTGGCAGCGGGGGGGAGCGGCGTCCGTGGCCGCCTGCCTGCCTGCATCGACCATGCCTGCCGGGGCGACAGCCTATGTCTTGTACACCTCGGGCTCCACCGGTAGGCCCAAGGGCGTGCGCGTTTCGCATGGCGCCATTGCCTGCTATGTACCGGCCATGCTGGAGCGTCTTGCGATGACAGGGGCGCTCTCTTTTGCCATGGTCTCTTCATTCGCCGCCGACCTCGGTTATACCTCGGTGTTCGGTGCGCTATGGACGGGGGGCGCCTTGCATGCCATCGATGCGGAGTCCGCCCGCGATCCGGCGGCCCTGCAGCGCTGGATGGCCGAATCGCCGGTCGATGTGTTGAAAATTGTTCCGACGCATTTGGCGGCCCTGCTCGATACGCCGGAATCGCAATCTCTGCTGCCGCGGCGCGCGCTGATTCTGGGGGGCGATGTCCTTACTTGGCGGCTGGTGGACCGCATTCAGGCTTTGGGCGCCGAGTGCCGTATCTTCAATCACTATGGTCCGACTGAAACAACCGTGGGCGCCTGCATGACTGAAGCGCGGGACGATTTGCGCGAAGAAGGCGATCATGCCGTGCCGGTCGGCCCGCCTCTTTCCGGTTATCACATCACGTTGCTGGATTCGAGCGGCGCCGCGGCGGCAGCCGGTCAGGAAGGAGAGATCGTTATTGCGGGCGCTGCCGTGGCCATGGGCTATACCCAGCCCGAAGCCGCAGACAAGCAACGATTCGGGATATCCGACACCGGCGAGCGCTTTTATCGCACTGGCGATCTTGGACGCCGGCCCAAGCATGGCGCCATCGTCTTTGTGGGGCGCAGCGATGACATGGTCAAGATACGCGGACATCGCATCGAGCCTGCCGGTCTGGCCGAGATCTTGCGTACCTATCCCGGGGTGCGGGCCGCGATTATGCTGGTTGAGGCAAGGGAAGGGCGTGAACCCACGTTGTGCGCGGCGGTGGCTGGTGAAGTCAATGGCGATGATTTGCTTGCCTGGCTGGCCAGGCAAGTACCCGCGGCCATGGTTCCGCAGCGTTGTGTGGTGTGCGCCGCCTTGCCCTTGACCTCCAATGGCAAGATCGACCGCCAGGCTTTGCTGGCCAAAGCCGCATCGCAGGCGGCCGCCGATCATCCGTCTGTCTCCATGCCAGTGCTGCAAGACGATCCTGTTCTGGAGACCATGTATGCATTATGGCGCTCGGTGCTGCAGTGCGACGAGGTTGGCCCCGATGATGATTTCTTTGCGTTGGGCGGCGATTCCATCATGGCCATACAAATCGTTGGCAGAGCGCGTGCCCACGGCCTGGCCTTGACGCCCACCCAGGTATTCGAGGCGCCCACGCCGCGAGGGCTGGCGCAGCTTGCGGCACCGGTCAGCGAGGTAGCGGGCCGTGATGTGATCGTCGAGGCGGTGCCGCTCACGCCCATACAGCACTGGTTCATGGAAACCCCCATGCGTGATCGCAATCGCTGGTGCCTGACAGCGGTATTTGCACTGCCCCTCGTGCCTACCCAGGACCGGATACGCGCAGCAGCCACGGCTATCCAGGCCAGGCATGACGCATTGCGTGTCCGCTGGGCGCCGGGGCCGCAGGGCATGTTGCAGCAGCTTGCGCCGCCGTTGCCGCCAACCGTGCGGATTGTTCAAGGCGTTTCGCCGGACGCGGGGATGCTACGGCAGAGCGAAGACGAGTTGGCCGATACCCTGATGGCATCCATGGATCTTAGCCAGGGCAGAGTCTTTGCCATGGGAGCGCTTGCCATGCCAGGCGGGCAAGGCCGTCTGGTGGTGGCTGTACATCATGCTGTCTTCGACATGGTGTCGTGGTCGATACTGGCTGATGATCTCCAGGCGGAACTGATGGACAATGCTGTGCCGGCGCAGCCCGCCACCACAAGCTGGACGTGGTGGTCCAGGGCGCTATCAGAGCGGGCTCAGGCAGCTGATGCCGCTCTGCCTTACTGGGCTGACGTCGCCAGGAAGGCCGCGACCGCCGCGCTGATACCGATCGACGAGCCCGCAGCAGACAACACCGAAGGCAAGGTGCAGGAAGAACATCTGGTGCTGGACCAGGCGCTGTCTTCCCGCTTTCTGGCCGGAACGTCCGCCGTCTTTGGCTTGCGCCCGCACGAGGCCGTGCTGGCTGCTGTCGGGCTTGGCCTGGCCGAGTGGTCTCAAGGGCCGTTGGCCTGGGAGCTCGAAGGACATGGTCGCCAGCCCTTCGATCCGGCCATAGACTTGTCGCGCAGCATAGGCTGGTTCACCACGCGCTATCCGGTAGTGCTGCCCGGGCAGGCAGACTTGCAGGCCTGGGTGGTAGCCATGAAAGAAACGCTCAGGGGGATACCCGATCATGGTCTGACATACGGCCTGTTGCGATACGGCGGGCACGCCGACTTGCACGCCGAGCCGCAATTGTCTTTCAACTTTGTTGGCGAAATCAGTCAGTTCGGCACGCAGGCCATGGCCTTGCAACGGCTGGGCGCCGGTACGGAAAGGGCGGCGGATGCGGCACGCCGTCATGTGCTGGCTTTCGATGGCTGGCAGCAAGGCGGCGAGCTCATACTATCGTGTCGATATGCGGCGCGGCATCACAGGGAAACCATTCAGGGCTTGCTGGAGCGAGTCCGCCATATGGCGCAGCAGCTGGCTGATGCATGTCAGACATCGGCCGCAGCGGTTTATACGCCATCCGACTTTACGGGCATGTCTTTCTCGCAAGATGAGCTGGATGATCTTTTGGGGCAAATTGCAGAAACCGATCCGGAAAACGAGGCGGGTCATGGCTAAGCCGGAAAAGGGCATGGATAGCTGGGCGGAACAGGACGGCATGGAGTTCATGATGCCTTTTCCCCTGCACTTTCACTGGCTGGTTGATGACCTGCATATTTGTGCAGGGCCTTCTGTCAATGGGCAGCTGTGGTGCCTGAATGTCGATGTCCGGCGGCTCTCGACGGGCCAGTGCGAACGCATGCTGTGGGACGCCAATACGCCCTGGGGCCTGGTACGGCGCGATTCCCATTCCTCCTCCATCATGTCGGTATTGCCGGGTCCGCGCGAACGGGATCTACTTATTGTTGCCGAGCAGGGCATAGGCGACATTATTCAACAGCTACGCTATGTGTCTCCGGTTGCCGCGCACTTTTGCAGGACCCGAATCCAGTGCAAGCCGGAACTGCACCGTTTCATCAGGCGGCAAGCCATGAATGCAGAACCGGTTGTGCCGGAACAAGTGCGGGCGGATCCGCCCACGGTGCGAGTGCCGTTGATGCGCATGGGGGCTTTATGCGCCGATCCCCTCCAGGGCGCGGCTTACCTGACCGCCCCGGGCCGTCCGCGCACCTGGCATGATGGCCTGCGAGTCGGCTTGAACTGGTCCGCAAGCATAAAGGGCGTGGCCAAAGACATTAAATCCATACCCGTGCTGTTGCTTGAGCAGCTGATTTCGGCGCATCCGGACGTGTCCTGGGTGAGCGTGCAATGGGGTGACGACGAGGCTTTGCTCATGCAGCAACCTTGGGCGGCGCAAGTAGAAGCCTGTGGACAAACCGTGGGCGATGTGGCCGACCTGGCTGATGTCGTTGCCGGTCTGGATTTGCTCATCACCATAGATAGCGCGCCCGCCCATCTTGCGGGAGCATTGGGCATACCCGTCTGGACGCTGCTGACCCAGCCGTGCAGCTGGCGTTGGGGGCTGGGCAGCAGCCGGACAGACCTGTATCGCTCCATGCGTCTTTTCCGTCAGGCTGATCTGCACGCCTGGCCTGAGCTGCTGGCCCATGTTTCCGGTGCGCTTGAGTCTGCCAAATTATCCACAGATACCCTGGCAGGACCGGTCATGCCAGGGATGTCCGGGCGCAAGCCCAGGGCAAACGCCCCCGCCCCCGCTGCGGGCCAGGCAAGCCAGACATCGTTGAGCGGCGTTCTGAATATGTGCAAGGAAGCGCCAGCTTTGCGTGCGGCTTTTGTTGCACACCCACTGAAGTTCCTGGCCATGCAGGGCGTACATGTGCAAAGCCGCGACTATCGCAAGCTGAATCAAATTTTCCAGGCCATGGTCGACTTTCATGGCGGGTTTTCTTGGTGTTGGCCCCTGAAGCCGCTACAATCATCTTCTTTCAATTCAACGGTTGCCTCATGAGTCTCTCAAGCGAAAAAATCGGCGAGGTTCTGGTGGTTTCGGCCTCGGGCCAGATCAACAGCGCGAACGCGGCCGAAGTCGAATCGGCGCTGCTGGCCTATGTCAATCAGGGGGAACGTTTGTGCGTGCTCGACCTGAGCGGCCTGGACTACATCTCCAGCGCGGGCCTGCGC includes:
- a CDS encoding STAS domain-containing protein yields the protein MSLSSEKIGEVLVVSASGQINSANAAEVESALLAYVNQGERLCVLDLSGLDYISSAGLRVVLMLAKGLKQKAGQLVLCALQPQVHEVFDISGFLAILTVVDTRPAAVSQLSA
- a CDS encoding type I polyketide synthase, whose protein sequence is MTTSSPQGLHERIARLNAEQVVKLVTGLQQRIDALRAAQDERHDAALIAVIGLGCRFPGAASAAEFQGLLERGIHAVGAAAVNRPEREQLPPGGYIENIECFDAAFFGLRDSEAAQMDPQHRIALEVAWHALEDAGLADSACRPRNSGVFLGISTHDYAARFHGSEAGFTPLAATGNSASAAAGRLAHWLDITGPALAVDTACSSSLVAVHTACRSLQAGECDMALAGGVNALISDELTRGFAAAGMLSPTYACHTFDASADGYVRGEGAGFVVLKRLSDALRDGDHVRAVIRGGAVNHDGRASSLTAPNASAQAALISAALADAGLAPGDVQVVECHGTGTPLGDPIEVQALAQAYAQGRQSPLLLGSVKTNIGHLEAAAGIAGLIKLVLSIQAGKLFPTLHQSALNPRVAWDTLPIRVIDHGQSWPQAAERRAGVSSFGFSGTNAHLILEVAPEAAAASAPAFHGPVVLPLSAPDQTGLARLAGVLEAWVGQEGLDLHCAVAAYALGRQPHAFRAAVAGDDAAALAAGLQDIAAGRDPMLGARGTPVSDKPRVAFMFTGQGSQWAGMGKDLYDTDLVFKQAVDRCASIVTPLIGCSLTDLMFQEPPAGESLSDTRLAQPALFTLEYALAERLASWGVVPDIMIGHSLGEWVAACRAGVFSLDDALRLVVERGRLMAGASQEGAMAAVFAPAQCLAQLPGELAASVDLAAVNAPDECVISGPAQAVRQVCEALEGLGLGTQLLRTSHAFHSRLMEPALDAFASMVSSAVMSPPTMALVSNLTGAIDAPFDTVDYWVRHIRQPVRFADGVSTLADMKVDVLIEVGASPNLIGTASRCPAFQEIAPVLAATLRRNQPASRTLGQLLAQLYVAGLPLNWEALYGKRPHMDAPGYPFERRRHWAEPAAAPLVRSASTAPASTLAAAQPEDLKPDSHKTPQDLAAEVGQFLVRTLQLSESDCDSDRSFLEMGVDSLALTEAVAALERKWSIAIPRRALFETLGTPGRLIAHVLAESVRAVPPAAGSKPVAAAAVMAQTLAPSPAPAAPVQALSAEQQAGLAQFSQAYVQRSRASREQRSQFGAYLADSRAVAGFRPETKGMLYPIVGSRAEGSQMFDVDGNRYVDIAMGFGVQLFGHSPGFIAEAISRHIGERGLFIGPQAHLAGEVAQRLCRLTGNARAAFCNSGTEAVMTALRLARHATGRKKVAMFQGSYHGHFDGVLAQLGPDGAALPMAGGTPQGMADDIVLLDYGDETGSLETLAALGDTVAAVLVEPVQGRRPDRQPKVFLQRLRELTHSTGAALIFDEVLLGFRVALGGAQAWAGVQADLVTYGKIVGGGLPIGVVAGQARYLDALDGGPWSLDGDGEPRGERTFFAGTFNKNPLAMAAARAVLAYLEEAGPGLQEALNQRTHDFVVRLNAILDQEDCGISVHAFSSLFRFVGASDLFYNAMIQNGVYVWEGRTCFLSTAHSDDDLRHIENAVRESLRGMRACGMLRPASQALPSASVAVAPQTESIPATAGQTALRLLAAFSPQASAAYNQSLIFNFHGPLDTQALRSALHEVCARHEALRTTFPEDGATQVIHRELAPELSSMNSPGDEQAFQQWLDDAVLTPMDLEHGPMLRAWILAQETDRHRLVLAIPHLIVDGWSLQLIALELAELYSARTQGRPAILAEAVPYRRYAEHARLQADAPEAADYWRALYATQPPALDLPADRLRPALQSYAGARARCRVPASVRGSLEALGRQTGSSLFSVCLAAYGRLLSELSGQRDMAVAIFSAGQPELGVSALVGYCVGVLPLRLNIDAAVPTTALLASTQQSVSQAMAQRDYPYARLIKDLGLRRDPARPPLASVSFNLDRMDAAPCFAALDTQVDANAHAAVRWDLNWNILSDADGLHIDAYYNRDLFDAERVQAWLARYVQILESLTDTAPSGPPQPSQESAQIETLAGRVATAVKLAPTATAVIDHVGKTDYAALDAMANALAQRLAAKGVLRGDRVAFRLARGLGPVVAMLAIMRLGAAFVPLDDEHPDEHHAYVLQDSAAVAVIIDAGARSLLSSIATVEWQRGGAASVAACLPASTMPAGATAYVLYTSGSTGRPKGVRVSHGAIACYVPAMLERLAMTGALSFAMVSSFAADLGYTSVFGALWTGGALHAIDAESARDPAALQRWMAESPVDVLKIVPTHLAALLDTPESQSLLPRRALILGGDVLTWRLVDRIQALGAECRIFNHYGPTETTVGACMTEARDDLREEGDHAVPVGPPLSGYHITLLDSSGAAAAAGQEGEIVIAGAAVAMGYTQPEAADKQRFGISDTGERFYRTGDLGRRPKHGAIVFVGRSDDMVKIRGHRIEPAGLAEILRTYPGVRAAIMLVEAREGREPTLCAAVAGEVNGDDLLAWLARQVPAAMVPQRCVVCAALPLTSNGKIDRQALLAKAASQAAADHPSVSMPVLQDDPVLETMYALWRSVLQCDEVGPDDDFFALGGDSIMAIQIVGRARAHGLALTPTQVFEAPTPRGLAQLAAPVSEVAGRDVIVEAVPLTPIQHWFMETPMRDRNRWCLTAVFALPLVPTQDRIRAAATAIQARHDALRVRWAPGPQGMLQQLAPPLPPTVRIVQGVSPDAGMLRQSEDELADTLMASMDLSQGRVFAMGALAMPGGQGRLVVAVHHAVFDMVSWSILADDLQAELMDNAVPAQPATTSWTWWSRALSERAQAADAALPYWADVARKAATAALIPIDEPAADNTEGKVQEEHLVLDQALSSRFLAGTSAVFGLRPHEAVLAAVGLGLAEWSQGPLAWELEGHGRQPFDPAIDLSRSIGWFTTRYPVVLPGQADLQAWVVAMKETLRGIPDHGLTYGLLRYGGHADLHAEPQLSFNFVGEISQFGTQAMALQRLGAGTERAADAARRHVLAFDGWQQGGELILSCRYAARHHRETIQGLLERVRHMAQQLADACQTSAAAVYTPSDFTGMSFSQDELDDLLGQIAETDPENEAGHG
- a CDS encoding glycosyltransferase family 9 protein, which encodes MAKPEKGMDSWAEQDGMEFMMPFPLHFHWLVDDLHICAGPSVNGQLWCLNVDVRRLSTGQCERMLWDANTPWGLVRRDSHSSSIMSVLPGPRERDLLIVAEQGIGDIIQQLRYVSPVAAHFCRTRIQCKPELHRFIRRQAMNAEPVVPEQVRADPPTVRVPLMRMGALCADPLQGAAYLTAPGRPRTWHDGLRVGLNWSASIKGVAKDIKSIPVLLLEQLISAHPDVSWVSVQWGDDEALLMQQPWAAQVEACGQTVGDVADLADVVAGLDLLITIDSAPAHLAGALGIPVWTLLTQPCSWRWGLGSSRTDLYRSMRLFRQADLHAWPELLAHVSGALESAKLSTDTLAGPVMPGMSGRKPRANAPAPAAGQASQTSLSGVLNMCKEAPALRAAFVAHPLKFLAMQGVHVQSRDYRKLNQIFQAMVDFHGGFSWCWPLKPLQSSSFNSTVAS